The following proteins are co-located in the Colletotrichum lupini chromosome 4, complete sequence genome:
- a CDS encoding short chain dehydrogenase — translation MALKYNKLAGKHVLIIGGSSGIGLGVAEASLASGANLTISSSSIAKLTATVTYLRNAIPSSSQQKIQSFAADLSGPDAEANIEAVFKQAGPIDHVVFTAADTPSLIMLQDVTPSQIVSACQMRFVAPLMVAKVAERYLPKSNESSFTITSGSAAQKSTPGWSVISFLAGGLQSVVKQLAVELKPLRVNVVAPGFVDTELWDGMKSDEKQFMVKAVEEKVPTGRFGTVEDVAEAYIWLMKDRNVTGTVAATDSGALVV, via the coding sequence ATGGCTCTCAAATACAACAAACTTGCAGGCAAGCATGTTCTCATCATAGGCGGGTCATCAGGCATTGGTCTAGGCGTCGCAGAAGCTTCTCTCGCTAGCGGGGCAAACTTGACAATCTCGTCTTCATCCATAGCCAAGCTCACTGCTACTGTCACATATCTGCGAAATGCCATCCCATCTTCTTCGCAGCAGAAGATTCAGAGTTTCGCAGCCGATCTCTCTGGACCAGATGCCGAAGCCAACATTGAGGCTGTCTTCAAGCAGGCCGGCCCCATCGACCACGTCGTCTTTACGGCGGCAGACACGCCTTCCTTAATCATGCTTCAAGATGTCACACCCAGTCAGATTGTTTCTGCCTGTCAAATGCGTTTCGTTGCGCCTTTGATGGTCGCCAAAGTAGCAGAAAGATATCTGCCGAAGAGCAACGAATCATCCTTCACTATCACGAGCGGTAGTGCTGCGCAGAAGTCGACGCCTGGCTGGTCAGTGATCTCTTTTCTTGCTGGTGGGCTGCAAAGTGTAGTCAAGCAGCTAGCAGTAGAATTGAAGCCTCTGAGGGTCAATGTCGTTGCTCCTGGATTCGTTGATACTGAACTTTGGGATGGTATGAAGTCGGATGAGAAACAGTTCATGGTCAAAGCTGTGGAAGAAAAAGTCCCGACGGGGCGATTTGGTACAGTTGAAGACGTGGCCGAGGCATACATTTGGCTCATGAAAGACCGCAACGTCACGGGGACTGTAGCGGCGACTGACAGTGGTGCTCTTGTTGTGTAA
- a CDS encoding fungal specific transcription factor, whose amino-acid sequence MTLCEIPITTVSRDLSALPSCWGDFFQVVVHFPSEKGNIDISLTKASYMNPILPYRATAKMKFAGSIVLAILVALASAQPDPQHYRHLNATNHYSFILVTQRLTQFISGFYLFDEVPLPTLWKPLALLSEEQGTEAPSSIVPSLSSTSSVADHYLMEADDYGSQLSSWFYMNNQMIRALENNYFRQ is encoded by the exons ATGACTCTATGCGAAATCCCAATTACAACGGTTTCACGGGATCTTTCAGCTCTGCCAAGCTGCTGGGGAGATTTCTTTCAAGTCGTAGTTCACTTCCCTAGTGAGAAAGGCAATATCG ACATTTCTCTTACAAAAGCTTCCTATATGAACCCCATACTGCCATACCG AGCAACTGCCAAGATGAAGTTCGCTGGAAGCATCGTTCTGGCTATACTAGTAGCTCTTGCCAGCGCTCAGCCGGACCCTCAACACTACCGGCATCTCAACg CGACTAATCACTATTCCTTCATTCTTGTCACTCAACGGCTAACTCAATTCATTAGCGGATTCTACCTCTTCGACGAAGTACCGTTGCCTACACTTTGGAAACCCCTGGCCCTACTGTCAGAAGAACAAGGGACA GAAGCCCCTTCATCCATTGTTCCATCATTAAGCTCTACTTCATCGGTAGCTGACCATTATCTGATGGAGGCGGATGACTATGGATCGCAGTTGAGCAGTTGGTTCTACATGAACAACCAAATGATCAGAGCGCTTGAGAACAATTACTTCAGGCAGTAA
- a CDS encoding dolichyl-diphosphooligosaccharide-protein glycosyltransferase 48kD subunit produces the protein MRSLLSLCLLFLAAAVHAVSVTGGRLLAILDDVAEKEGYSKFLGDLESRGFSISYETPKSESLQLFKLGERVYDHVLLFPSKSKGLGPNLTPNILLQFVNAKGNILLSLSSESTVPTSIVSLLAELDIALPADRTGLVVDHFNYDTVSASEKHDVLAIPAPKSPRAGVKNFFHEDGEVIAFPNGVGHVLGAGQLLTPILRAPKTAYSYNPKEQAEVVDASDLFAAGEQLALVSAFQARNSARFTLVGSAELLSDKWFDAKIKPAAAGKEVKTWNREFAKRVAGWTFQETGVLRVNNIEHYLNEAANETNPELYRIKNEVTYSISVSEYSWDKWTPFTVPSGDDLQLEFSMLSPFHRIPLAAKTSTADATTYTTSFILPDQHGIFNFKVNYKRPFFTNVEEKNTVSVRHMAHDEWPRSYVISGAWPWLSGIFATVTGFVLFSAVWMYSAPSGTATVTKKTQ, from the exons ATGCGGTCTCTTCTTTCGCTTTGTCTGCTATTTCTGGCTGCCGCTGTGCACGCTGTTAGCGTCACTGGCGGCCGGCTTCTGGCAATTCTCGACGATGTTGCTGAGAAGGAGGGATACTCCAAGTTCCTCGGAGATTTGGAAA GCCGCGGGTTCAGCATCTCATACGAGACCCCCAAGAGCGAGTCTCTGCAGCTGTTCAAGCTCGGCGAGCGTGTCTACGACCACGTTCTGCTCTTCCCGTCTAAGAGCAAGG GTCTCGGTCCCAACCTGACCCCCAACATTCTCCTCCAGTTCGTCAACGCCAAGGGCAACATCCTGCTGTCCCTCTCCTCCGAGTCGACCGTCCCGACCTCCATCGTGAGCCTCCTGGCCGAGCTCGACATTGCCCTCCCCGCCGACCGCACCGGCCTCGTCGTCGACCACTTCAACTATGACACCGTCAGCGCCTCCGAGAAGCACGACGTGCTCGCCATCCCCGCCCCCAAGTCGCCCCGCGCCGGCGTCAAGAACTTCTTTCACGAGGACGGCGAGGTAATTGCCTTCCCCAACGGCGTTGGCCATGTCCTCGGTGCCGGCCAGCTTCTCACCCCGATCCTGCGCGCCCCGAAGACGGCCTACAGCTACAACCCCAAGGAGCAGGCCGAGGTCGTCGACGCTAGCGACCTGTTTGCCGCCGGCGAGCAGCTGGCTCTCGTCTCCGCTTTTCAGGCGCGCAACAGCGCCCGCTTTACTCTCGTTGGATCTGCCGAGTTGCTGAGCGACAAGTGGTTCGACGCCAAGATCAAGCCCGCGGCTGCTGGCAAGGAGGTCAAGACCTGGAACCGCGAGTTCGCCAAGAGAGTTGCCGGCTGGACTTTCCAGGAGACTGGTGTCCTTCGCGTCAACAACATTGAGCACTACCTCAACGAGGCTGCCAACGAGACCAACCCCGAGCTCTACCGCATTAAGAACGAAGTC ACCTACTCCATCTCCGTCTCCGAGTACTCCTGGGACAAGTGGACCCCCTTCACTGTCCCCAGTGGTGACGACCTCCAGCTCGAGTTCAGCATGCTCTCCCCCTTCCACCGCATCCCGCTCGCTGCCAAGACCAGCACCGCCGACGCCACCACCTACACCACCTCCTTCATCCTGCCTGACCAGCACGGCATCTTCAACTTCAAGGTCAACTACAAGCGCCCCTTCTTCACCAACGTCGAGGAGAAGAACACCGTTTCCGTCCGTCACATGGCCCACGATGAGTGGCCTCGCTCGTACGTCATCTCGGGCGCCTGGCCCTGGTTGTCTGGCATCTTTGCCACCGTCACCGGCTTTGTGTTGTTCTCGGCTGTATGGATGTACAGTGCGCCTTCCGGCACTGCGACTGTGACCAAGAAGACACAGTAA
- a CDS encoding NADH-ubiquinone oxidoreductase 9.5 kDa subunit: MSSAASPRFWAGPIRYCRWASREKPAYFWSVVLGALGPIQLAVVPPVRNFIGDYNAPPIPVTYPVPAGPRKQLTGYDDE; this comes from the exons ATGTCCTCCGCTGCATCTCCCCGATTCTGGGCCGGGCCCATTCGCTACTGCCGCTGGGCATCCCGCGAGAAGCCAGCCTACTTCTGGTCCGTCGTCCTCGGCGCCCTCGGTCCCATCCAGCTGGCCGTCGTACCTCCCGTCAGAAACTTCATTGGCGACTACAACGCTCCCCCCATCCCCGTCACATACCCTG TTCCCGCAGGACCTAGAAAGCAGCTGACGGGCTATGACGACGAATGA
- a CDS encoding beige/BEACH domain-containing protein has protein sequence MSTLQVSRRYRSSTSASSRSSSAANSKALEILRGLLDTLTSSTQRRTNNGYPEFPVLIKSLRQIRQHIAATEPPSPPQDDFRHLYGFNRLLDVLRSYSGFYNPQRRTKEEKEGLFGLLEAVLDVFAAAFLGHPGNKRYFRHRVEGGGWEALEQTIASVGLGGSDSDLWTNCQMFGKLLAFSLGDKTMDAICQSVATSSEPKDENAKNSTDPEEPPEDDAQQPKTPQVPERKDVIQAVRDGMQKRAFFRNPEILRAVVGFWESIPRAQNMPANSCSMVVLEIMSSAVSVSMFNLAALHATGVLSRFLRVLFSPVAKLDQAEKDKLLIMCKKLMYLGFNQPADTQFLLASKLPEASEFCLEMTSTYSGPPFFQFDLSLHGHSSIELPTLGRSFPPSSSPGYTFTAWIRVDRFDPNSHTTLFGVFDASQTCFLLMYLERDTRNFILQTSVTSSRPSVRFKGMSFKDKQWYHIALVHRRPKTMTASKASLYVNGEFVEQIKCAYPSPPPLANASTESFASFASTNAKQHPVQAFLGTPRDLSSQVGPGLVFSKWSLASAHLFEDALSDDFLAVHYGLSPKYQGNFQDSLGGFQTYEASASLGLRNEVFHPGRDESSDIIRAIRDKAGSLLPESKILLSILPTGVFREDGVYQDTQLYRALPRPAATNLIQMTHRSGSAIAINAALPYLLDALARSQGVAVLSGNPVVVMPSYFDDNFWRLAGFTPLALKIVERATSVEETVRAVEMTFLCIRKSWRNSEAMERDNGYAILGMLLRAKLGYTVNLGADSANLRLPISSEERDRLSFQLLSLVLEFVGYNHAEPLESFIVNPLAYRILLIDFDTWRRSASITQELYYKQFVTFSVKSKYHQFNRRLMRMSGSTLRSKPSALLTSDMKGIVKRLLDAMKAESISEEVQPHFMAALEQLVKCNYTAEVHRSLALFITYAFHSPTASLVRSPRPVSATARTPTTGYARRATFDSNTTSNTSPSRFLTKKQLGAKILGMYSNLLCEKGNLANIRKFARTVTNKVRPPFGEKDKQLYLLSMDQWLLYLLANDDPETVVYGSKILARLLITHGSTYTAKFSGKTGGFTIMAHRLKRWWHIPSLWPICFSILFGLDVANVDLERNFEFSSLLETFGRARVLYPECLQVITSMLQHGLKDVMKHQEDPNSPQKSHHLQASGFEGLETRPRAKSMETRGLDARSESLPLCTGMTMLTFVVVSENGPRDSERISNHAPMLLTVIRFLADLHSRSADFKDFALASEYVRYLLWACYPIIVSTDAVTPDTELNSRDSALTFEGGDVMIRPLAGSQPGPIVRTTSTDAVAALAGNPRGTPLRKASGFVLLTNQTSPQAPSPVRFAPVMSPKKKVASQQSSSATLDSMVDLVVSVFIDQVFTRKEFPGFGLFLKIPPGFQEHQAYFESFVLRKTLQQLGSHVQANQKVLSEPKVLTNMGRLAAHVTDTIFEGWFINGTEPMLEFAGMVLEYLQRSEVSTMKSVRLCSQAVGTIRQSFLKLLLLRFSELDDPDTPNASAKEFMSNILYWQAPILGCLANEEEYMKLFWYQLYSKLVDPRTSIRSAAATIMRIMLVQKPHESKVLFRQCVAPDQQHLTKDFVVKLTEIDDEAFIEWVDQHRASLDAFFFGGISKIWEEFVVVENQRTVDSAKFRLAKRRDRLKAWQTEALTVDNILLRHDMANGAWMKSIFTSEHFKHQRLTQDQQDDMAFLGAAFVKMDNDLRRPGAVFSEQAQLKWKLDRTEGRNRMRLRLLPDYSKKNSDYQPKRRAGEPSTPSALKVNTAMAPAQIAPSPIKSATPASSRVQSIPSLDGAETPDIPPDVDQDAEANESGVGAEEDFELVDDPNDANEGDDGFEDKNRKVMRRLEQGDQVQAVYNISRIVGLEGCEGILIIGKDALYIMDNVFQCASGEIVNAWQAPPEERDPFSEIITDAKTTEQRQSSSRSEQESRSWRWHDVISISKRRFLFRDVAIEVFFTDGRSYLLTSMNPILRDEVFGKLMNKAPHTNSASSLPNPEDAWRLEALKVSEEMPQGFGSKFGSIFNSTPWNPAMKKWQKGEMSNFHYLMLVNTMAGRTFNDLTQYPVFPWVLADYTSEELNLNDPATFRDLSKPMGAQTAGRVSGFRESYDALAEIGETPFHYGTHYSSAMIVSSYLIRLPPFVQSYILLQGGSFDHADRLFQSIPHAWKSASCDNKADVRELIPEFFCLPEFLTNINQYNFGNRESTGAKVNNVVLPPWAKGDPKIFIAKHREALESPYVSQHLHNWIDLIFGYKQRGDAAVDNLNVFHHLSYRGATDLDNISDPQERRITAGVIHNFGQTPHQVFTRSHPGREHFSCPIRRLDTSVYALTRLSHPLLGMLHFHTGWSQLTKVPESHERVATLIYSPKIDRLICASPFRLNVAPYDKFLEWGYADNSVRFFFSDNRKVRQPDRTITESFADGHKPAGLFENLHIGQLSCAIFADSKTLITAGEDCVISVYAVQTAPGKVVDLLPRSSLFGHRAPVTNIAVSKSFSTFVSASTDGQAFLWDINRLEFIRKLPLSRPVECARINDVSGEIMLGSGPNLILYTLNGTVLVDQNVCAEPDDYVHSCAFYESAGDEWVENCLIFTGHKRGRVNVWKKCVKNGKWVLELLRRLDHTDPRSEVGANYDAGITCITPMPQCVYTGDDDGRVYEWNLVQRDR, from the exons ATGTCGACCTTACAAGTGTCGAGGCGTTATCGCTCGTCGACTTCGGCGTCTTCCAGATCGTCCAGCGCCGCCAACTCGAAAGCTCTCGAAATCCTGCGCGGCCTCCTCGATACACTCACGTCCAGCACACAACGGCGAACCAACAATGGATATCCCGAGTTTCCCGTGCTCATCAAGAGCCTCCGTCAGATTCGACAGCACATTGCCGCGACCGAACCCCCGAGCCCGCCCCAAGACGATTTTAGGCACCTATACGGGTTTAACAGGCTCCTCGACGTGCTGAGATCCTACTCGGGCTTTTACAACCCCCAACGCCGGACCaaagaagagaaagaagGTCTATTTGGATTGCTCGAAGCTGTCTTGGACGTCTTTGCCGCTGCCTTCTTGGGCCATCCAGGGAACAAGCGATACTTTCGCCACAGGGTGGAAGGAGGCGGATGGGAGGCTCTCGAGCAGACTATTGCCAGCGTTGGCCTTGGTGGAAGCGACTCTGATCTGTGGACCAACTGTCAGATGTTTGGGAAATTGCTAGCATTCTCACTCGGGGACAAGACTATGGACGCCATCTGCCAATCGGTTGCGACAAGTTCAGAACCGAAGGACGAAAATGCCAAGAACTCGACAGATCCAGAGGAGCCCCCTGAGGACGATGCTCAGCAACCAAAAACGCCGCAAGTTCCAGAACGAAAGGACGTAATCCAGGCAGTGCGCGATGGCATGCAGAAACGGGCCTTCTTCAGAAATCCTGAAATTTTGCGTGCTGTCGTGGGCTTCTGGGAGTCTATTCCGCGAGCGCAAAATATGCCAGCCAACTCTTGCTCAATGGTCGTCTTGGAGATCATGTCAAGCGCAGTTTCCGTCTCGATGTTCAATCTTGCAGCTCTCCACGCAACCGGAGTATTATCGCGATTCCTCCGCGTGCTGTTCAGCCCCGTCGCCAAACTCGACCAAGCAGAGAAGGACAAGCTCCTCATCATGTGCAAAAAGCTCATGTACTTGGGATTCAATCAGCCCGCCGACACCCAGTTCTTACTGGCGAGCAAATTGCCGGAAGCCTCAGAGTTCTGCTTGGAGATGACTTCGACGTATAGCGGCCCGCCCTTCTTTCAATTCGACCTCTCCTTGCATGGCCACTCGTCCATCGAATTACCCACACTCGGCCGGTCTTTTCCTCCCAGCTCATCTCCAGGCTATACCTTTACGGCATGGATTCGTGTGGATCGTTTTGACCCCAACTCACATACAACCCTCTTTGGCGTCTTTGATGCCAGTCAGACATGCTTTCTCCTCATGTATCTTGAGCGAGATACACGCAACTTCATCTTACAGACCTCGGTCACTTCCAGCCGACCAAGCGTCAGGTTCAAAGGGATGTCATTCAAGGACAAGCAATGGTACCATATTGCCCTTGTTCACCGACGACCAAAAACAATGACTGCAAGCAAAGCCTCACTATACGTCAACGGCGAATTTGTTGAGCAGATCAAGTGTGCATACCCTTCGCCGCCACCACTCGCCAACGCTAGTACCGAAAGCTTCGCATCATTTGCTTCGACGAACGCAAAGCAACATCCTGTTCAGGCATTCCTAGGAACTCCAAGAGATCTTTCCAGCCAAGTTGGTCCCGGTCTGGTCTTTTCGAAATGGTCTTTGGCTTCAGCCCATCTTTTTGAAGACGCCCTAAGCGACGACTTCCTGGCTGTTCATTACGGACTCTCCCCAAAATACCAGGGCAACTTTCAAGATAGCCTAGGCGGTTTCCAGACTTACGAGGCCTCGGCGAGCCTAGGACTACGAAACGAGGTTTTCCATCCTGGAAGAGATGAGAGTTCCGATATCATAAGAGCCATCAGAGACAAGGCTGGCAGCCTCCTACCAGAAAGCAAGATTCTACTGAGCATACTCCCAACAGGTGTCTTCAGAGAAGATGGCGTTTATCAAGATACCCAGCTTTACCGTGCACTGCCTCGGCCTGCAGCAACGAATCTCATTCAAATGACCCATAGAAGCGGTTCAGCCATTGCGATTAACGCTGCCCTGCCATACCTTCTGGATGCACTCGCACGTTCCCAAGGTGTTGCTGTTCTATCTGGCAATCCCGTGGTGGTGATGCCCTCCTATTTCGACGACAACTTCTGGCGCCTTGCAGGCTTCACCCCTTTGGCTCTGAAAATTGTTGAGAGGGCGACTTCAGTAGAAGAAACTGTTCGAGCGGTCGAGATGACGTTTTTGTGCATCAGAAAGAGCTGGAGAAACAGCGAGGCGATGGAGCGTGATAATGGCTACGCTATCCTCGGCATGCTTCTCAGAGCCAAACTGGGCTATACCGTCAACTTGGGTGCTGACAGCGCCAATCTACGCTTACCGATTTCAAGTGAAGAACGGGACAGATTGAGTTTTCAGCTTTTAAGCCTTGTCCTCGAATTTGTGGGCTATAACCATGCAGAGCCTTTGGAGTCCTTCATTGTGAATCCTCTGGCGTACCGCATTCTGCTTATCGATTTCGACACTTGGAGACGATCAGCTTCCATCACCCAAGAGCTATACTACAAGCAATTCGTGACGTTCTCAGTGAAGAGCAAGTATCATCAATTTAATAGGAGATTAATGCGCATGAGTGGGTCGACCCTCAGATCAAAGCCATCGGCACTGCTGACAAGCGACATGAAAGGAATCGTTAAACGGCTGCTCGACGCGATGAAAGCAGAATCGATTTCCGAGGAGGTGCAACCGCACTTCATGGCTGCTTTGGAGCAACTGGTGAAATGCAACTACACAGCAGAGGTGCACAGGTCACTAGCCTTGTTCATCACGTATGCCTTCCACTCGCCAACAGCCTCTCTGGTAAGGTCACCAAGACCTGTGTCTGCCACAGCCCGAACACCCACGACCGGATATGCCAGACGGGCAACTTTCGACTCCAATACCACATCGAATACGTCCCCCTCCCGGTTCCTGACCAAGAAACAACTCGGTGCCAAGATTCTGGGAATGTACTCAAACCTGCTCTGCGAAAAGGGCAACCTGGCCAACATCCGCAAGTTTGCAAGAACGGTGACGAACAAGGTGAGACCACCATTTGGAGAAAAGGATAAACAGTTATATTTATTGAGTATGGACCAGTGGCTGCTATATCTCTTGGCCAACGACGATCCCGAAACGGTAGTATATGGCAGCAAGATCCTGGCCAGACTTCTCATCACGCACGGCTCCACGTACACGGCCAAGTTCTCCGGTAAGACTGGTGGCTTCACCATCATGGCGCATCGACTTAAACGCTGGTGGCACATTCCCTCCCTGTGGCCAATCTGCTTCAGCATCCTATTCGGACTTGACGTGGCGAACGTGGATTTGGAACGCAACTTCGAGTTTTCCAGCTTACTTGAAACCTTTGGAAGAGCTCGCGTTCTCTATCCTGAATGTCTGCAAGTCATAACTTCAATGCTACAACATGGCTTGAAGGATGTCATGAAGCATCAGGAGGACCCAAATTCTCCTCAAAAGTCACATCATCTTCAAGCAAGCGGATTCGAAGGCCTAGAAACCCGGCCCCGGGCCAAGTCCATGGAGACTAGGGGTCTAGATGCGAGAAGTGAGTCGCTGCCCCTATGCACGGGAATGACAATGCTGACTTTCGTCGTAGTATCAGAGAATGGCCCGCGTGATAGCGAGCGGATTTCAAATCACGCGCCCATGCTGTTGACTGTCATCCGATTCCTGGCAGACTTGCACTCCCGGTCAGCCGACTTCAAGGACTTTGCATTGGCGTCTGAGTATGTGAGGTATCTCTTATGGGCGTGTTATCCCATCATCGTTAGCACCGATGCTGTCACGCCAGATACGGAGCTCAACTCTCGAGATTCAGCTCTGACATTTGAGGGCGGGGATGTGATGATTCGCCCACTTGCCGGCTCTCAGCCTGGCCCCATCGTGCGGACGACGAGCACAGATGCAGTTGCTGCTTTGGCAGGGAACCCTCGTGGAACACCTCTGCGGAAAGCATCTGGTTTCGTTCTGCTCACCAATCAAACATCACCTCAGGCCCCGAGCCCGGTCCGATTTGCACCTGTCATGTCACCGAAGAAGAAGGTCGCTTCTCAACAGTCAAGCAGCGCTACACTTGACAGCATGGTGGATCTGGTCGTCAGTGTCTTTATAGATCAAGTCTTTACGCGCAAAGAGTTCCCTGGCTTCGGTCTCTTCCTCAAGATCCCGCCAGGTTTCCAAGAGCATCAAGCCTATTTCGAGTCTTTTGTCCTGAGAAAGACGCTTCAACAACTTGGAAGCCATGTACAAGCGAATCAGAAGGTTCTCAGCGAGCCTAAGGTTCTTACCAACATGGGTAGACTTGCGGCGCACGTCACCGATACCATCTTTGAGGGCTGGTTCATTAACGGTACTGAGCCCATGCTAGAGTTCGCTGGCATGGTGCTGGAGTATCTACAAAGGTCCGAAGTATCGACCATGAAGAGCGTTCGCCTGTGCAGTCAAGCCGTTGGGACCATCCGTCAATCATTCTTGAAGCTTCTTCTCTTGCGGTTTTCAGAACTGGACGATCCAGACACGCCGAACGCCAGCGCAAAGGAATTCATGAGTAACATTCTCTACTGGCAAGCTCCGATTCTGGGCTGCCTAGCGAATGAGGAGGAGTACATGAAGCTGTTCTGGTATCAATTGTACTCGAAGCTGGTTGATCCCCGAACATCCATCAGGTCTGCTGCAGCTACGATCATGCGCATCATGCTTGTCCAGAAGCCCCATGAATCCAAGGTGTTGTTCAGACAATGTGTAGCACCAGATCAGCAGCACCTGACGAAAGATTTCGTTGTTAAGCTCACCGAAATCGACGACGAGGCTTTCATCGAATGGGTGGACCAACACCGTGCGTCACTTGATGCATTCTTTTTCGGTGGCATATCAAAGATCTGGGAGGAGTTTGTCGTTGTCGAAAACCAGCGAACGGTTGATTCGGCTAAGTTCCGATTAGCGAAGCGCAGAGATCGACTGAAAGCATGGCAGACGGAGGCACTTACCGTGGATAACATCCTCCTCCGTCACGACATGGCGAACGGGGCCTGGATGAAGAGCATCTTTACCAGCGAGCACTTCAAGCATCAGCGTCTGACACAAGACCAGCAGGATGATATGGCCTTCCTGGGTGCGGCATTTGTCAAGATGGACAATGATCTGCGACGCCCGGGTGCTGTATTCAGCGAGCAAGCTCAGCTTAAGTGGAAGCTTGACCGGACTGAAGGACGCAACCGGATGCGTCTGAGGCTTCTGCCTGACTATTCCAAGAAGAATTCAGACTACCAACCGAAGAGGAGAGCAGGAGAGCCCTCCACTCCTTCAGCCCTGAAAGTCAACACTGCTATGGCCCCCGCGCAGATCGCACCGTCGCCCATCAAGTCAGCTACACCGGCATCATCACGTGTACAATCTATTCCGAGTCTCGATGGTGCAGAAACCCCCGATATCCCGCCGGATGTTGACCAGGACGCGGAGGCAAATGAGTCGGGCGTAGGCGCCGAAGAAGATTTTGAGCTTGTTGACGATCCGAACGATGCCAACGAAGGCGATGATGGCTTCGAGGACAAGAACCGCAAGGTTATGAGGCGGCTTGAACAAGGTGACCAAGTCCAAGCCGTGTACAACATCTCCCGCATCGTCGGTCTTGAGGGATGTGAGGGAATTCTTATCATTGGCAAGGATGCCTTATATATCATGGACAACGTCTTCCAGTGTGCTTCTGGAGAGATTGTCAATGCCTGGCAGGCACCTCCTGAGGAACGAGACCCTTTCTCGGAGATCATCACGGACGCCAAAACGACGGAGCAACGCCAGAGCTCAAGCCGGAGTGAACAAGAATCTCGCAGCTGGAGGTGGCATGATGTGATCAGTATCTCCAAGAGAAGATTCCTTTTCCGAGACGTCGCGATAGAGGTCTTCTTCACAGATGGACGCAGCTACTTACTGACGTCCATGAACCCGATCCTGAGAGACGAGGTCTTTGGCAAGCTAATGAACAAGGCGCCGCATACAAACTCCGCTAGTTCACTTCCGAATCCCGAGGATGCTTGGCGTCTTGAAGCGCTGAAGGTCTCAGAAGAGATGCCCCAAGGCTTTGGTTCGAAGTTTGGAAGCATCTTCAACTCCACACCTTGGAATCCCGCCATGAAGAAGTGGCAGAAGGGAGAAATGTCCAACTTCCACTACCTGATGCTGGTCAATACGATGGCAGGACGTACATTCAACGACTTAACTCAGTACCCCGTCTTCCCTTGGGTTCTCGCGGATTATACGAGCGAGGAGCTCAATCTGAACGATCCGGCAACTTTCCGAGACCTCTCAAAGCCGATGGGCGCGCAGACCGCTGGCCGTGTGTCCGGGTTCAGGGAGTCGTACGATGCCCTGGCAGAGATAGGTGAAACTCCGTTCCACTACGGCACCCACTACTCGTCAGCTATGATCGTGTCTTCATATCTCATTCGCCTTCCACCCTTCGTTCAGTCTTATATCCTCCTTCAAGGCGGATCGTTTGATCACGCCGACCGTCTGTTCCAGTCGATTCCTCACGCGTGGAAGTCTGCCTCGTGCGACAACAAGGCCGATGTCAGAGAGCTGATTCCGGAATTCTTCTGCCTCCCAGAATTCTTGACGAACATCAATCAGTATAACTTTGGCAATCGCGAAAGCACAGGAGCAAAGGTCAATAATGTTGTCCTGCCTCCCTGGGCCAAGGGTGACCCCAAGATCTTCATTGCCAAGCATCGCGAAGCACTTGAGAGTCCCTACGTCAGCCAGCACCTGCACAACTGGATCGACCTGATATTTGGGTACAAGCAGAGAGGGGACGCAGCTGTAGACAACCTCAATGTTTTCCATCATCTCTCTTACCGTGGAGCAACGGACCTGGACAACATCAGCGATCCTCAAGAGAGGCGTATTACTGCCGGCGTCATCCACAACTTTGGCCAAACTCCTCACCAGGTGTTCACTAGGTCTCATCCTGGCCGCGAGCACTTTTCTTGCCCAATACGGCGGTTGGATACCTCGGTCTATGCTCTGACTAGGTTATCCCACCCACTGCTCGGTATGCTTCATTTCCACACAGGTTGGTCTCAACTAACGAAAGTCCCAGAATCCCACGAGAGAGTAGCAACTTTGATTTACTCGCCAAAGATAGACCGCCTCATATGTGCCTCACCTTTCCGCCTGAACGTTGCTCCGTACGACAAGTTCCTCGAATGGGGCTATGCCGATAACAGTGTCCGCTTCTTCTTCAGCGACAACCGGAAGGTAAGACAGCCTGACAGGACTATTACTGAGAGCTTTGCTGATGGCCACAAGCCCGCGGGACTATTTGAGAATCTCCACATTGGACAGTTATCTTGCGCCATCTTTGCAGACTCGAAGACGCTCATCACAGCGGGAGAAGACTGCGTCATCTCCGTATACGCTGTGCAGACAGCGCCTGGGAAAGTAGTTGATCTTTTGCCTCGGTCGTCGCTCTTTGGTCACCGGGCTCCCGTGACGAACATAGCCGTGTCCAAGTCCTTCAGCACGTTTGTGTCGGCGTCGACGGATGGCCAGGCTTTCCTCTGGGATATTAACCGTCTAGAGTTCATCCGCAAGTTGCCACTCTCGCGGCCCGTGGAGTGCGCCCGCATCAATGACGTCTCAGGCGAGATCATGCTTGGATCCGGCCCCAACCTCATCTTATACACCCTTAACGGGACAGTCCTCGTCGACCAGAATGTGTGCGCGGAACCTGACGATTACGTTCACTCCTGTGCATTTTACGAAAGTGCTGGCGACGAGTGGGTTGAGAATTGCCTGATCTTCACCGGCCACAAGAGAGGCCGTGTGAACGTGTGGAAGAAGTGCGTCAAGAACGGCAAGTGGGTATTGGAGCTGCTCCGCCGCTTGGACCATACCGATCCACGATCAGAAGTGGGAGCCAATTACGACGCAGGCATTACTTGCATCACGCCCATGCCGCAATGCGTCTACACAGGAGATGATGATGGGCGAGTG TACGAGTGGAACCTTGTCCAGCGGGACAGATAG